GGGGACGCGCTCGTCGCCGCCCGCTTTCTCGACGACTACGACCTCCGCGTCCTCCTGCTGGGCCGTCCGGACGCCATCTCGACGACGATTGCCAGGGAGAACTGGGACGCCCTCGAACGCGCCGAGTACCCGACGGAAACGGTCGGGGACGCCACGGCGTTCGCCCTCGACGCCCCCGACGTGGTCGTCGACGCGATGCTCGGGACCGGTATCGCCGGCGACCTCCGGGAGCCCGAAGCGACGGCCGCCGCGGCGATGAACGGGATGGCCGCGGCCGTTCTCTCCGTGGACGTGCCCTCCGGTCTCGACGCCGAGACGGGACGGCTGGCCGACAACGCCGTCGCCCCCGACCACGTCGTCACGTTCCACGACACCAAGCCGGGCCTGCCGGCCCTCGACGTGCCGGTCACCGTCGCCGACATCGGCATTCCCGACGCGGCGGAGTTGTTCGTCGAGCGGGGCGACCTCACCCGCCTCGAACGGGACCCCGCGAGCCACAAGGGGGACAACGGTGAGGTGCTGGTCGTCGGCGGCGGGCCGTACACCGGCGCGCCGGCGCTCAGCGCACAGGCGGCGCTCAGGGGCGGGGCCGACCTCGTCCGGGTCGCCTGTCCGGCCGTCGTGGCCCGCGAGATACAGTCCTACAGCGAGAACCTCATCCTGCGGCCGTTCGACGGCGACCACCTCGCACCACCGCACGTCGACCGCCTGGCCGACCTGGCCTCGGACCACGACACGCTGGTCGTCGGGCCGGGACTGGGCGACGCCGACGCGACGCTGGAGGCGGTCGCGGAGCTACTCTCGAGGTTCGAGGGCACGGCAGTCGTCGACGCCGACGCCCTGTCGGTGGTGCCGGACATCGAGACGGACGCGGAACTCGTCTGTACGCCCCACCAGGGCGAACTCCGCGGCATGGGCGGTGAAACCGATGCGGACTGGCGGGCGCGGGCGGACCTCGTGGAATCGTTCGCGTCGGAGGTCGGCCAGACGCTGCTGGTCAAAGGCCCCTACGACGTCGTCTCCGACGGCGAGCGGACCCGCGTCAGCCGCACGGGCAATCCAGGGATGACGGTCGGCGGGACCGGCGACGTGCTCGCGGGCGTGACGGGCGCGCTCGCCTGCGTGCAGGCCCCGCTCGACGCGGCCGCCATCGCTGCCTACACTGTCGGTACCGTCGGCGACCGCGTCGTCGAAGACCGCGGCTACGGACTGGTCGCGACGGACCTCTTAGAGGAGATACCGAGCGTGCTGTGGCAGCGAGACTGAGTCAGGCCGACGCGCCGACGAGGTCACCGGCTTTCGCCCGGGACTGCTCGATGATGGCCGGCCGCGCCTCGAACTCGATGACAACCTGGTCGCCGTAGTCGACCGTCTCGACGCTGGCGTGGTCGTGAATCCACGAGACGAGGCTCATCGTGTCGTCGGTCATCGGGAGGACGAGCCGCTCGCGCTCGTAGTCCGGCAGTTCGCGGTCGATGCGCTCGGCGAGGTCGTCGATGTTGAGCCCCTGCTTGGCGCTGACGGCGACGGGGTTCGGAGCCAGCGAGGAGAGGGCGTCTTTCTTGCGGCGGACCTCCTCGTCGTCGACCGTGTCAGTCTTGTTGAGCACCGTGACGATGGGGGCCTCGTTGCGCTCGTACAGCGTGTCGTGACTCGTCACCAGTTTCTCGCGGATCTCCTCGACGGACTCGGAGACGTCGACGACGAGCAAGACGAGGTCGGCGTGGTACACCGACCCTAGCGTCGACTTGAACGACTCGACGAGCCAGTGAGGGAGGTCCTGGATGAACCCGACGGTGTCGGTGACCAGCACCTCGCGCTTGCCGACCGCCGCGCGCCGCGTGGTCGTGCCAAGGGTCGTGAACAGCCGGTCCTCGCTCTCGGCAGTCGTGTCCAGGTCAGGGTGTAAGTCGTCGTTCTCGTCGACGTCAAGGTCGTCGGCGAGGCGGCGCAGGAGCGTCGACTTCCCGGCGTTGGTGTAGCCGGCCAGCGCGACGAGGTCGAACCCGGACTCACGGCGCTGCTCCCGCCGGTGTCGCTCGGTCTCTTCGATGGAGTCGAGTTCGTCCCGGATGTTGGAAATCTGCTTTTTGATGTCCTCCTCGCGGGACTCGTCGTACTCGCCCAGGCCCATGAACCCCGGGCGCTCGTCGCGCTTTGCCAGACTCGCCTTGGCCTCGGCCCGCGGGAGTTCGTAGCGAAGCTCCGCGAGTTCGACCTGGAGCTGTGCCTTCCGCGTCCGGGCCCGCTGGCCGAAGATTTCGAGGATGAGCCGGAAGCGGTCGATGACACGCACCCGTTCCGGGAGCTCGTTCCCGATGTTGTACGTCTGGTACGGACCGAGCTGGTTGTCGAAGATGACGACGGCGGCCCCTTCGCGGGCGACGGCGTTGCTCAACCGCGTCACCTTCCCCTCGCCGAGGTGGTACGCCGGGTCCTCCGTCCGGGTCTGTGTCACCTCGTCGACGACCTCGTAGCCGGCCGCCCGGGCGAGGTCCCGTATCTCTTCGGTGTCGGCGGTGCCGCTGTCGACGCGCTTCGCGATGACCGCCCGTTCCGTGGTGTGTGTCGCCGTCACTCGTTACAGAACTACGGCGTCCGATTATTTAACCCCCCGGGAGGCGCACACAGCCGTCGAGAGATAACGGACTGAACGGCAGAATGGCGGATACGTCGGGCGACGGCGGGTCGGGAGGACGCGACGCCCGCCCGACAACCCAACGACGGCTACGACCTCGGTCTATTCGAGGTCGAACCGGTCGAGCCGCATGACCTTGCTCCAGGCGTCGGCGAAGTCGTGCACGAGCTTCTCTTCGGCGTCGGCGGAACCGTAGACCTCCGAGATGGCCCGTAGCCGGTCGCTCGACCCGAAGATGAGGTCGATTCGCGTGGCCTCCCACTTGCGGTCGCCGGTGTCGCGGTCGTACCCCTCGTAGACGCGGCCGCCGTCCGACGCCGGCTCCCACTCCGTGCCCATGTCGAGCAGGTTCACGAAGAAGTCGTTGGTCAGCGTCCCCGGCTCGTCGGTGAACACGCCGAGGTCGGTGTCCTGATAGGTCGCGCCCAGCGAGCGCATCCCGCCGACCAGGGCCGTCATCTCCGAGGCCGTCAGGTTCAGCAGGTCCGCGTTGTCGACCAGCACTTCCTCGGCCGGTCGCGCGACGTCGTCTCCGATGTAGTTCCGGAACCCGTCGACCTTCGGCTTGAGCGCTTCGAACGACTCCACGTCGGTCTGGTCCGGCGTCGCGTCCACTCGGCCCGGCTCGAACGGTATCTCGATGTCGTAGCCGGCGTCGGCCGCCGCCTGCTCGACGGCCGCGTTCCCGCCCAGGACAATCAGGTCCGCGAGCGAGACGCGCGTGTCGTCGGTCTGCGCACTGTTGAACGCCTCTTGGATGTCTTCGAGCGTCTCCAGGACCGTCTCCAACTCTTCGGGCTCGTTGACTTCCCAGCTCTTCTGGGGTTCGAGCCGGACGCGAGCGCCGTTGGCCCCGCCGCGCTTGTCGCTGTCGCGGTAGGTCGACGCCGACGCCCACGCGGTCTTGACGAGTTGGGTGACCGAGAGGTCCGAGTCGAGGATGTCGGCTTTGAGCTCGGCGACCGCCTCGTCACCGACCAAGTCGTAGTCGGCGTCCGGGAGCGGGTCCTGCCAGAGCATCTCCTCGTCGGGGACCTCCGGCCCGAGGAACCGCTCGGGCGGCCCCATGTCGCGGTGGGTCAGCTTGTACCAGGCCTTCGCGAAGTTCATCCCGAACTCCATGGGGTTGTCCTGGAAGGTCTCCATTATCTCCCGGTAGTCGGGGTCCCGCTTGAGCGCGATGTCCGTCGTCAGCATCATCGGCGTCTGCGTCTCGTCCGGGTCGTGGGCGTCCGGGACGCTGTTTTTCAGCTCCTCGCTCTTGGGGGCCCACTGCCACGCGCCGCCGGGGCCTTTCTCGGGCTCCCACTCGTATTCGAGCAGGTTGTTGATGTAGCCCATGTCCCACTCGGTCGGGGACTGGGTCCACGGCCCTTCGATACCGCTCGTTATCATCTCGCCGCCTTTGCTGTTCCCGTTCTTGTTCTGCCACCCGAGGCCCTGCTGCTCGATGGGGGCTGCTTCGGGCTCGGGGCCGAGGTTCTCGTCGGGGTCGTCGGCACCGTGGACCTTCCCGAAGGTGTGGCCGCCGGCGATGAGCGCGGCCGTCTCCTTGTCGTTCATCGCCATGCGGTCGAACGTCTGTCGGATGTTCTTCGCGGAGGCCTCCGGGTCCGGGTTACCGTCCGGCCCTTCCGGGTTCACGTAGATGAGACCCATCACGGAGGCACCGAGCCCCTCCTGTATCTCTCCGGGCTCGTCGAACCGCTCCTGGGTGTCCATCTCGTCTTCGGGGCCCCAGTTGACGGCCTTGTCCTCCTCGAAGGCGTCCTCGCGACCGCCGGCGTAGCCGAACGTCTTGAACCCCATCGACTCGATGGCGACGTTCCCGGCGAGAATCATCAGGTCGGCCCAGGATATCTTCCGGCCGTACTTCTGCTTGATGGGCAGGAGCAGCCGCCTGGCCTTGTCGAGGTTCGCGTTGTCGGGCCAGCTGTTGATGGGGGCAAAGCGCTGTCGACCGCCGGCCGCGCCGCCGCGGCCGTCGGCGGTCCGGTACGTCCCGGCGCTGTGCCAGGCCATCCGGATGAACAGCGGGCCGTAGTGACCGTAGTCGGCCGGCCACCAGTCCTGGGAGGACGTCATCAGCTCTTCGAGGTCCGACTTCACCGCGTCGAGGTCGAGCGACTGGAACTCCTCCGCGTAGTCGAAGTCGTCCTCCATCGGCCCGACGTCCCGGGCGTTCTGGTCGAGAATCTCCAGGTTCAGCCGGTTCGGCCACCATTCTTGGTTGGACTTCGGTCGCTTCGGGTATCCGTCTTCGGTAGCTCCCGTATCGGTATTCGGTGTTTCCGCCATCTTAACAGTAAGTAAGATTCGTCCGTCGGATACAAATCTTTGGATATGAGTAAAGAAATAGCACCGTCTCAAAAAGATATCCCTGAATTCTGCGGGCACCGACCAGCGGAGGCGCGTTGCCGCCGCCGCTCGCTCCCGAATGGAGCACAAAGGATTTAAAAGCAGACAGTCAGGTACGCGGTATGGACGAGTTCGTACTGCAACTGGACGGGCTGGGCCTCCAGCAGATGGGGCTGGAGTTCGGCGGCGGCGGTCTCATCGGTGGCATCATCGGGTTCGCCGCCAAGAAGGTCGCCAAGCTCATCGCCGTCATCGTCGGTATCGAGTTGGCGCTGTTCAAATTCCTGGAGACGCGGGGCATCCTCGAAGTGAACTGGAACGCAATCGGCGGGGCCGCACAGAACGCGACCGGCACCGCCGGGGACGCGGCGGCCGCGCAGCCGCCGTCTTGGGTCATGTCGCTGCTCTCGGCGCTGCCGGTCAGCGCCGGGTTCACGGCCGGGTTCCTGGTCGGGTTCAAGAAGGGGTAAGCGGCGTCAGCCCCGCGTACTGATGTCGTCCTCGTCTTTGATGATGCGCGTCTCCGCCTCGCCGCTGGTGTGTTCGTTCACCACGTCGTAGAAGTCGTTTTGCAGGCCAGCCGGGAACGTCAGCACGCCGACCCAGGAGCCGTCGGACTGCCACTCCTCGCGTTCGAGGTCGCCGAACTGCCGTATCTGTGCCTGTGCGCTCCCGGCGTAGTCGGCGGGGACCTGCACCGCGACGGTGACCTCGTCGAACCGGATGGGGATGACCGGCCGGAGCGCGTCGAGGGCGTCGTCGACCTGCGCCTCGACGGGCTCCATCGGGTCGACCCTGAAGTCGGTCTCCTCGAGTGCCGACTCGATGCGTTCGGGCGGGTGCGGCGCGTCGTCCATCTGGGGATTGACCGCGTTGCGCGTGATGCGCTGGATGAGTTGTTTGTGCTTTTGCTCCTGCATCTCGCGGCGCTGGTCGGCCGTAATCTGAATCTCCCCGCGCTTGATGACCTCGGGGATGATAGCCATCGGGTCCGTGGTGTCGAACACCTCTTCGAGCATGTTCTCGGGCGGCCGGTCCCCGCGCGAAGCGTCCTCGAACACGTCCTCTGCCGCGATGACGTCTTCGAGTTCGCCGTCGAAGTCGTCGCGCTTTATCGCCAGCGCAGCGTCCGGATCGACCAGTACCTCGAACCGCTGGCCGTGGGATTCGAGGCGCGCCGTCACCGCCTCGTCAAGCGATATCATACCCATCGGTAGCAGTGGGCCAGTTAAAGGCCTTACTGCGTGGGGACTGAAAAGGGTCCGCGGCCGGGGCGGTTACTCCTCGGTGTCGTCTTCGTCCGCGTCCGCGTCCTCGGCAGCCGCAAGCAGGTCGGCTTCCGTGAGGTGGGCTCGCTTCTCCTCGTCGGTCAACTGCCCGAACGTCTCCGTCTCGGCGTCGACCGTGGCGACGCCGATGCCTTCCGGCGTGAGTCCGTCGTCGGTGACAGAGGCGAGGGCCGCCAGCGCGAGGTCGACGCCCGC
Above is a window of Haloarcula sp. DT43 DNA encoding:
- a CDS encoding NAD(P)H-hydrate dehydratase, with protein sequence MLTGSEMGVVDENAAALGVPRKQLMESSGHAVARAVRSLAAPGDRVTIVAGRGNNGGDALVAARFLDDYDLRVLLLGRPDAISTTIARENWDALERAEYPTETVGDATAFALDAPDVVVDAMLGTGIAGDLREPEATAAAAMNGMAAAVLSVDVPSGLDAETGRLADNAVAPDHVVTFHDTKPGLPALDVPVTVADIGIPDAAELFVERGDLTRLERDPASHKGDNGEVLVVGGGPYTGAPALSAQAALRGGADLVRVACPAVVAREIQSYSENLILRPFDGDHLAPPHVDRLADLASDHDTLVVGPGLGDADATLEAVAELLSRFEGTAVVDADALSVVPDIETDAELVCTPHQGELRGMGGETDADWRARADLVESFASEVGQTLLVKGPYDVVSDGERTRVSRTGNPGMTVGGTGDVLAGVTGALACVQAPLDAAAIAAYTVGTVGDRVVEDRGYGLVATDLLEEIPSVLWQRD
- the hflX gene encoding GTPase HflX, whose product is MTATHTTERAVIAKRVDSGTADTEEIRDLARAAGYEVVDEVTQTRTEDPAYHLGEGKVTRLSNAVAREGAAVVIFDNQLGPYQTYNIGNELPERVRVIDRFRLILEIFGQRARTRKAQLQVELAELRYELPRAEAKASLAKRDERPGFMGLGEYDESREEDIKKQISNIRDELDSIEETERHRREQRRESGFDLVALAGYTNAGKSTLLRRLADDLDVDENDDLHPDLDTTAESEDRLFTTLGTTTRRAAVGKREVLVTDTVGFIQDLPHWLVESFKSTLGSVYHADLVLLVVDVSESVEEIREKLVTSHDTLYERNEAPIVTVLNKTDTVDDEEVRRKKDALSSLAPNPVAVSAKQGLNIDDLAERIDRELPDYERERLVLPMTDDTMSLVSWIHDHASVETVDYGDQVVIEFEARPAIIEQSRAKAGDLVGASA
- the katG gene encoding catalase/peroxidase HPI codes for the protein MAETPNTDTGATEDGYPKRPKSNQEWWPNRLNLEILDQNARDVGPMEDDFDYAEEFQSLDLDAVKSDLEELMTSSQDWWPADYGHYGPLFIRMAWHSAGTYRTADGRGGAAGGRQRFAPINSWPDNANLDKARRLLLPIKQKYGRKISWADLMILAGNVAIESMGFKTFGYAGGREDAFEEDKAVNWGPEDEMDTQERFDEPGEIQEGLGASVMGLIYVNPEGPDGNPDPEASAKNIRQTFDRMAMNDKETAALIAGGHTFGKVHGADDPDENLGPEPEAAPIEQQGLGWQNKNGNSKGGEMITSGIEGPWTQSPTEWDMGYINNLLEYEWEPEKGPGGAWQWAPKSEELKNSVPDAHDPDETQTPMMLTTDIALKRDPDYREIMETFQDNPMEFGMNFAKAWYKLTHRDMGPPERFLGPEVPDEEMLWQDPLPDADYDLVGDEAVAELKADILDSDLSVTQLVKTAWASASTYRDSDKRGGANGARVRLEPQKSWEVNEPEELETVLETLEDIQEAFNSAQTDDTRVSLADLIVLGGNAAVEQAAADAGYDIEIPFEPGRVDATPDQTDVESFEALKPKVDGFRNYIGDDVARPAEEVLVDNADLLNLTASEMTALVGGMRSLGATYQDTDLGVFTDEPGTLTNDFFVNLLDMGTEWEPASDGGRVYEGYDRDTGDRKWEATRIDLIFGSSDRLRAISEVYGSADAEEKLVHDFADAWSKVMRLDRFDLE
- a CDS encoding FUN14 domain-containing protein, which produces MDEFVLQLDGLGLQQMGLEFGGGGLIGGIIGFAAKKVAKLIAVIVGIELALFKFLETRGILEVNWNAIGGAAQNATGTAGDAAAAQPPSWVMSLLSALPVSAGFTAGFLVGFKKG
- a CDS encoding ribosome assembly factor SBDS, translated to MISLDEAVTARLESHGQRFEVLVDPDAALAIKRDDFDGELEDVIAAEDVFEDASRGDRPPENMLEEVFDTTDPMAIIPEVIKRGEIQITADQRREMQEQKHKQLIQRITRNAVNPQMDDAPHPPERIESALEETDFRVDPMEPVEAQVDDALDALRPVIPIRFDEVTVAVQVPADYAGSAQAQIRQFGDLEREEWQSDGSWVGVLTFPAGLQNDFYDVVNEHTSGEAETRIIKDEDDISTRG